One Mugil cephalus isolate CIBA_MC_2020 chromosome 22, CIBA_Mcephalus_1.1, whole genome shotgun sequence genomic window carries:
- the lrp6 gene encoding low-density lipoprotein receptor-related protein 6 isoform X1 has translation MGVELRTLLLCTFCFLIRGEPLLLYANRRDLRIVDASHEKANATVVVGGLEDAAAVDYVFSKGLIYWSDVSEEAIKRTFFNQSGAGPVQTVVPGLTSPDGLACDWLGSKLYWTDSETNRIEVAELDGSLRKVLFWQELDQPRAIALDPERGFMYWTDWGEVPKIERAGMDGTSRSMIIDKEINWPNGLTLDYSQQKLYWADAKHNFIHRCNLDGSSREVVVKGELPHPFALTLYEDTLFWTDWNTHSIHSCRKQTGTEQRVVHANIFSPMDIHVFSPKRQVLQSSPCSLNNGGCSHLCLLSPTTPFYRCACPTGVQQLEDGKVCRDGPTQMLLLARRTDLRRISLDTPDFTDIILQVDDIRHAIAIDYDPVEGYIYWTDDDVKAIRRSLLDGSDAQFVVTSQVNHPDGIAVDWIARNLYWTDTGTDRIEVTRLNGTMRKILISEDLDEPRAIVLDPVAGYMYWTDWGEVPKIERADLDGTERVVMVNTSLGWPNGLALDYEERKIYWGDAKTDKIEVMNMDGTSRRVLVEDKLPHIFGFTLLGDFIYWTDWQRRSIERVHKRTAEREFIIDQLPDLMGLKATYVNHALGTNPCAESNGGCSHLCLFKPQGVQCGCPIGLELIADMRTCIVPEAFLLFSRHTDIRRISLETNNNNVAIPLTGVKEASALDFDVTDNRIYWTDITLKTISRAFMNGSALEHVVEFGLDYPEGMAVDWLGKNLYWADTGTNRIEVAKLDGQHRQVLVWKDLDSPRALALDPAEGYMYWTEWGGKPKIDRAAMDGTGRITLVADVGRANGLTIDYAERRLYWTDLDTTLIESSNMLGQDREVIADDLPHPFGLTQYQDYIYWTDWSQRSIERANKTSGQNRTVIQGHLDYVMDILVFHSSRQGGWNACASTNGHCSHLCLAVPVSSFVCGCPAHFSLNYDNKTCSAPTSFLLFSQKTAINRMVMDEQQSPDIILPIHSLRNVRALDYDPLDKQLYWIDSKQNVIRRAQEDGNQSMTVVSGSLGGSGSLGGPSGGLQLYDLSIDIYSRFIYWTSEVTNVINVTRTDGSRVGVVLRGEHDKPRAIVVNPERGYLYFTNLLERSPKIERCALDGTEREVLFFSGLGKPASLAVDNELGKLFWVDSDLRRIESSDLSGANRIVIADSNILQPVGLTVFGNHLYWIDKQQQMIERIDKTTREGRTKIQARIAYLSDIHAVHELDMAEYSKHPCTLDNGGCSHICIVKGDGTTRCSCPVHLVLLPDELSCGEPPTCSPEQFSCTSGEVDCIPQAWRCDGYPECDDSSDEDDCPVCSEDQFQCDSRQCIDLSLRCNGDVNCQDRSDENKCEVRCPADQFTCSNGQCIGKHKKCDHNTDCSDNSDEIGCYPTEEPPPPPNNTIGSIVAVVMALFVVGAIYFVCQRVLCPQMKEDGETVTNDFVVHGPSSVPLGYVPHPSSLSSSLPGMSRGKSVMGSLSIMGGSSGPPYDRAHVTGASSSSSSSTKGTYFPPILNPPPSPATVRSQYTMEFGYSSNSPSTHRSYSYRPYTYRHFAPPTTPCSTDVCDSDYTPGRRAPPKSNGSAAAAATKGYTSDLNYDSEPFPPPPTPRSQYLSAEENCESCPPSPYTERSYSHHLYPPPPSPCTDSS, from the exons GTTCATGTACTGGACCGACTGGGGCGAGGTCCCAAAGATCGAGCGGGCCGGGATGGACGGGACCAGTCGCTCCATGATCATAGACAAGGAGATCAACTGGCCCAACGGCCTGACGCTGGACTACAGCCAGCAGAAACTGTACTGGGCCGACGCCAAACACAACTTCATCCACCGCTGCAACCTGGACGGGTCCTCCAG GGAGGTGGTGGTTAAGGGGGAGCTGCCTCACCCCTTCGCTCTCACCCTCTACGAGGACACGCTGTTCTGGACCGACTGGAACACTCACTCCATCCACTCCTGCAGGAAGCAGACGGGCACCGAGCAGCGCGTCGTCCACGCCAACATCTTCTCCCCCATGGACATTCACGTCTTCAGCCCCAAGAGACAAGTCCTCC AGAGTAGCCCCTGCTCCCTGAATAACGGAGGATGCTcccacctctgcctcctctctcctACGACGCCTTTCTACCGATGCGCTTGTCCCACCGGAGTCCAGCAGCTGGAGGACGGGAAGGTCTGCAGAGACG gtccgacccagatgctgctgctggccCGGAGGACCGACCTTCGGCGGATCTCCCTGGACACGCCGGACTTCACCGACATCATCCTGCAGGTGGACGACATCCGTCACGCCATCGCCATCGACTACGACCCGGTGGAGGGCTACATCTACTGGACGGACGACGACGTGAAGGCCATCCGCCGCTCCCTGCTGGACGGCAGCGACGCCCAGTTCGTGGTCACGTCTCAGGTCAACCACCCCGACGGCATCGCGGTGGACTGGATCGCCCGGAACCTGTACTGGACCGACACCGGCACCGACCGCATCGAGGTGACCCGGCTCAACGGCACCATGAGGAAGATCCTGATCTCCGAGGACCTGGACGAGCCCAGAGCCATCGTCCTGGACCCCGTGGCCGG GTACATGTACTGGACGGACTGGGGCGAGGTGCCGAAGATCGAGCGGGCGGACCTGGACGGGACGGAGCGGGTGGTGATGGTCAACACGTCTCTGGGGTGGCCCAACGGACTCGCCCTCGACTACGAGGAACGCAAAATCTACTGGGGAGACGCCAAGACCGACAAGATCGAG GTGATGAACATGGACGGGACGTCCCGCCGCGTCCTGGTGGAGGACAAGCTGCCTCACATCTTCGGCTTCACGCTGCTCGGGGACTTCATCTACTGGACGGACTGGCAGCGGCGCAGCATCGAACGCGTCCACAAACGCACCGCGGAGAGAGAGTTCATCATCGACCAGCTGCCCGACCTCATGGGCCTCAAGGCCACCTACGTCAACCACGCCCTCG GGACCAACCCGTGTGCTGAGAGTAACGGCGGCTGCAGTCACCTGTGCCTGTTCAAGCCTCAGGGCGTCCAGTGTGGATGTCCCATCGGCCTGGAGCTCATCGCGGACATGAGGACGTGCATCGTCCCGGAggccttcctcctcttctcccgaCACACCGACATCCGCCGCATCTCCCTggagaccaacaacaacaacgtggCCATCCCGCTGACCGGCGTCAAGGAGGCGTCCGCCCTCGACTTCGACGTCACCGACAACCGCATCTACTGGACCGACATCACCCTGAAG ACCATCAGCCGGGCCTTCATGAACGGCAGCGCCCTGGAGCACGTCGTGGAGTTCGGTCTGGACTACCCTGAGGGGATGGCGGTGGACTGGCTGGGGAAGAACCTGTACTGGGCCGACACCGGCACCAACCGCATCGAGGTGGCCAAGCTGGACGGGCAGCACCGGCAGGTCCTGGTCTGGAAGGACCTGGACAGCCCCCGGGCTCTGGCCCTGGATCCGGCCGAGGG GTACATGTACTGGACCGAGTGGGGCGGGAAGCCCAAGATCGACCGGGCGGCGATGGACGGGACCGGGAGGATCACGCTGGTGGCGGACGTGGGCCGAGCCAACGGACTCACCATCGACTACGCAGAGCGGCGCCTCTACTGGACGGACCTGGACACTACGCTCATCGAGTCCTCCAACATGCTGG GTCAGGACCGGGAGGTGATAGCCGACGACCTCCCTCACCCGTTCGGCCTCACCCAGTACCAGGACTACATCTACTGGACGGACTGGAGCCAGCGCAGCATCGAGCGGGCCAACAAGACCAGCGGCCAGAACCGCACCGTGATCCAGGGCCACCTGGACTACGTCATGGACATCCTGGTCTTCCACTCGTCCCGGCAGGGCGGCTGGAACGCCTGCGCGTCCACCAACGGACACTGCTCCCACCTCTGCCTCGCCGTCCCCGTCAGCAGCTTCGTCTGcggatgccccgcccacttctCCCTCAACTACGACAACAAGACCTGCAGCG CCCCCACCTCCTTCCTGCTGTTCAGCCAGAAGACGGCGATAAACCGCATGGTGATGGACGAGCAGCAGAGCCCGGACATCATCCTGCCCATCCACAGCCTGAGGAACGTCCGGGCCCTGGACTACGACCCGCTGGACAAGCAGCTGTACTGGATCGACTCCAAGCAGAACGTGATCCGCCGAGCGCAGGAGGACGGGAACCAG AGTATGACGGTGGTGTCCGGGTCCCTGGGGGGGTCCGGGTCCCTGGGGGGGCCCAGCGGGGGTCTGCAGCTCTACGACCTGAGCATCGACATCTACAGCCGCTTCATCTACTGGACCAGCGAGGTCACCAACGTCATCAACGTGACCCGGACGGACGGCAGCCGGGTGGGCGTGGTCCTGAGGGGGGAGCACGACAAGCCCCGAGCCATCGTGGTCAACCCGGAGCGGGG GTACCTGTACTTCACCAACCTGCTGGAGCGTTCTCCGAAGATCGAGCGCTGCGCCCTGGACGGGACGGAGAGGGAGGTTCTGTTCTTCAGCGGCCTCGGGAAACCAGCGTCTCTGGCCGTGGACAACGAGCTCGGGAAGCTGTTCTGGGTCGACTCGGACCTGAGACGCATCGAGAGCAGCGACCTGTCCG GAGCCAATCGGATCGTGATCGCTGACTCCAACATCCTGCAGCCGGTCGGCCTCACGGTTTTCGGGAACCACCTGTACTGGATCgacaagcagcagcagatgatcGAGCGCATCGATAAGACCACGAGGGAGGGACGCACCAAGATCCAGGCCCGGATCGCCTACCTCAGCGACATCCACGCCGTCCACGAGCTGGACATGGCCGAGTACA GTAAACATCCGTGCACACTGGATAACGGCGGCTGCTCTCACATCTGCATCGTGAAGGGGGACGGGACGACTCGGTGCTCGTGTCCAGTCCACCTGGTCCTGCTGCCGGACGAGTTGTCCTGTGGAG AACCCCCCACCTGTTCCCCGGAGCAGTTCTCCTGCACCTCTGGGGAGGTGGACTGCATCCCCCAGGCCTGGCGGTGCGACGGTTACCCCGAATGTGACGACAGCAGCGACGAGGACGACTGTCCCGTCTGCTCCGAGGACCAGTTCCAGTGCGACAGCCGCCAGTGCATCGACCTGAGCCTCCGCTGCAACGGGGACGTCAACTGCCAGGACCGGTCCGACGAGAACAAGTGTGAAG TGCGGTGTCCGGCCGACCAGTTCACCTGCTCCAACGGTCAGTGCATCGGGAAACACAAGAAGTGTGACCACAACACGGACTGTAGCGACAACTCGGACGAGATCGGCTGCT accCCACCGAGGAGCCCCCGCCCCCTCCCAACAACACCATCGGCTCCATCGTGGCGGTGGTCATGGCTCTCTTCGTGGTGGGGGCCATCTACTTCGTGTGCCAGCgcgtcctctgtcctcagatgAAGGAGGACGGGGAGACGGTCACCAACGACTTCGTGGTCCACGGCCCGTCCTCGGTGCCTCTGGGATACGTCCCCCACCCCAGCTCGCTGTCCAGCTCGCTGCCAG GGATGTCCCGGGGCAAGTCAGTGATGGGTTCTCTCAGCATCATGGGGGGCAGCAGTGGCCCCCCCTACGACAGAGCTCACGTCACCGGAGCCTCATCCAGCAGCTCGTCCAGCACCAAAGGGACGTATTTCCCCCCG ATCCTGAACCCTCCTCCGTCTCCAGCCACCGTTCGTTCTCAGTACACTATGGAGTTCGGTTATTCCTCCAACAGTCCGTCCACTCACAGGTCCTACAG CTACCGCCCCTACACCTACCGCCACTtcgccccccccaccaccccctgcAGCACCGACGTATGTGACAGCGACTACACGCCGGGACGCCGGGCGCCGCCCAAGTCCAACGGctcggccgccgccgccgccaccaagGGCTACACCAGCGACCTCAACTACGACTCGGAGCCTTTCCCGCCCCCGCCCACGCCACGCAGCCAGTACCTGTCGGCGGAGGAGAACTGCGAGAGCTGCCCCCCGTCGCCTTACACCGAGCGCAGCTACTCCCACCACCTCTACCCGCCGCCGCCGTCGCCATGCACGGACTCGTCCTGA
- the lrp6 gene encoding low-density lipoprotein receptor-related protein 6 isoform X2: MGVELRTLLLCTFCFLIRGEPLLLYANRRDLRIVDASHEKANATVVVGGLEDAAAVDYVFSKGLIYWSDVSEEAIKRTFFNQSGAGPVQTVVPGLTSPDGLACDWLGSKLYWTDSETNRIEVAELDGSLRKVLFWQELDQPRAIALDPERGFMYWTDWGEVPKIERAGMDGTSRSMIIDKEINWPNGLTLDYSQQKLYWADAKHNFIHRCNLDGSSREVVVKGELPHPFALTLYEDTLFWTDWNTHSIHSCRKQTGTEQRVVHANIFSPMDIHVFSPKRQVLQSSPCSLNNGGCSHLCLLSPTTPFYRCACPTGVQQLEDGKVCRDGPTQMLLLARRTDLRRISLDTPDFTDIILQVDDIRHAIAIDYDPVEGYIYWTDDDVKAIRRSLLDGSDAQFVVTSQVNHPDGIAVDWIARNLYWTDTGTDRIEVTRLNGTMRKILISEDLDEPRAIVLDPVAGYMYWTDWGEVPKIERADLDGTERVVMVNTSLGWPNGLALDYEERKIYWGDAKTDKIEVMNMDGTSRRVLVEDKLPHIFGFTLLGDFIYWTDWQRRSIERVHKRTAEREFIIDQLPDLMGLKATYVNHALGTNPCAESNGGCSHLCLFKPQGVQCGCPIGLELIADMRTCIVPEAFLLFSRHTDIRRISLETNNNNVAIPLTGVKEASALDFDVTDNRIYWTDITLKTISRAFMNGSALEHVVEFGLDYPEGMAVDWLGKNLYWADTGTNRIEVAKLDGQHRQVLVWKDLDSPRALALDPAEGYMYWTEWGGKPKIDRAAMDGTGRITLVADVGRANGLTIDYAERRLYWTDLDTTLIESSNMLGQDREVIADDLPHPFGLTQYQDYIYWTDWSQRSIERANKTSGQNRTVIQGHLDYVMDILVFHSSRQGGWNACASTNGHCSHLCLAVPVSSFVCGCPAHFSLNYDNKTCSAPTSFLLFSQKTAINRMVMDEQQSPDIILPIHSLRNVRALDYDPLDKQLYWIDSKQNVIRRAQEDGNQSMTVVSGSLGGSGSLGGPSGGLQLYDLSIDIYSRFIYWTSEVTNVINVTRTDGSRVGVVLRGEHDKPRAIVVNPERGYLYFTNLLERSPKIERCALDGTEREVLFFSGLGKPASLAVDNELGKLFWVDSDLRRIESSDLSGANRIVIADSNILQPVGLTVFGNHLYWIDKQQQMIERIDKTTREGRTKIQARIAYLSDIHAVHELDMAEYSKHPCTLDNGGCSHICIVKGDGTTRCSCPVHLVLLPDELSCGEPPTCSPEQFSCTSGEVDCIPQAWRCDGYPECDDSSDEDDCPVCSEDQFQCDSRQCIDLSLRCNGDVNCQDRSDENKCEVRCPADQFTCSNGQCIGKHKKCDHNTDCSDNSDEIGCYPTEEPPPPPNNTIGSIVAVVMALFVVGAIYFVCQRVLCPQMKEDGETVTNDFVVHGPSSVPLGYVPHPSSLSSSLPGMSRGKSVMGSLSIMGGSSGPPYDRAHVTGASSSSSSSTKGTYFPPILNPPPSPATVRSQYTMEFGYSSNSPSTHRSYSSSVLSFLSPCAGSSWRRRSSIF; the protein is encoded by the exons GTTCATGTACTGGACCGACTGGGGCGAGGTCCCAAAGATCGAGCGGGCCGGGATGGACGGGACCAGTCGCTCCATGATCATAGACAAGGAGATCAACTGGCCCAACGGCCTGACGCTGGACTACAGCCAGCAGAAACTGTACTGGGCCGACGCCAAACACAACTTCATCCACCGCTGCAACCTGGACGGGTCCTCCAG GGAGGTGGTGGTTAAGGGGGAGCTGCCTCACCCCTTCGCTCTCACCCTCTACGAGGACACGCTGTTCTGGACCGACTGGAACACTCACTCCATCCACTCCTGCAGGAAGCAGACGGGCACCGAGCAGCGCGTCGTCCACGCCAACATCTTCTCCCCCATGGACATTCACGTCTTCAGCCCCAAGAGACAAGTCCTCC AGAGTAGCCCCTGCTCCCTGAATAACGGAGGATGCTcccacctctgcctcctctctcctACGACGCCTTTCTACCGATGCGCTTGTCCCACCGGAGTCCAGCAGCTGGAGGACGGGAAGGTCTGCAGAGACG gtccgacccagatgctgctgctggccCGGAGGACCGACCTTCGGCGGATCTCCCTGGACACGCCGGACTTCACCGACATCATCCTGCAGGTGGACGACATCCGTCACGCCATCGCCATCGACTACGACCCGGTGGAGGGCTACATCTACTGGACGGACGACGACGTGAAGGCCATCCGCCGCTCCCTGCTGGACGGCAGCGACGCCCAGTTCGTGGTCACGTCTCAGGTCAACCACCCCGACGGCATCGCGGTGGACTGGATCGCCCGGAACCTGTACTGGACCGACACCGGCACCGACCGCATCGAGGTGACCCGGCTCAACGGCACCATGAGGAAGATCCTGATCTCCGAGGACCTGGACGAGCCCAGAGCCATCGTCCTGGACCCCGTGGCCGG GTACATGTACTGGACGGACTGGGGCGAGGTGCCGAAGATCGAGCGGGCGGACCTGGACGGGACGGAGCGGGTGGTGATGGTCAACACGTCTCTGGGGTGGCCCAACGGACTCGCCCTCGACTACGAGGAACGCAAAATCTACTGGGGAGACGCCAAGACCGACAAGATCGAG GTGATGAACATGGACGGGACGTCCCGCCGCGTCCTGGTGGAGGACAAGCTGCCTCACATCTTCGGCTTCACGCTGCTCGGGGACTTCATCTACTGGACGGACTGGCAGCGGCGCAGCATCGAACGCGTCCACAAACGCACCGCGGAGAGAGAGTTCATCATCGACCAGCTGCCCGACCTCATGGGCCTCAAGGCCACCTACGTCAACCACGCCCTCG GGACCAACCCGTGTGCTGAGAGTAACGGCGGCTGCAGTCACCTGTGCCTGTTCAAGCCTCAGGGCGTCCAGTGTGGATGTCCCATCGGCCTGGAGCTCATCGCGGACATGAGGACGTGCATCGTCCCGGAggccttcctcctcttctcccgaCACACCGACATCCGCCGCATCTCCCTggagaccaacaacaacaacgtggCCATCCCGCTGACCGGCGTCAAGGAGGCGTCCGCCCTCGACTTCGACGTCACCGACAACCGCATCTACTGGACCGACATCACCCTGAAG ACCATCAGCCGGGCCTTCATGAACGGCAGCGCCCTGGAGCACGTCGTGGAGTTCGGTCTGGACTACCCTGAGGGGATGGCGGTGGACTGGCTGGGGAAGAACCTGTACTGGGCCGACACCGGCACCAACCGCATCGAGGTGGCCAAGCTGGACGGGCAGCACCGGCAGGTCCTGGTCTGGAAGGACCTGGACAGCCCCCGGGCTCTGGCCCTGGATCCGGCCGAGGG GTACATGTACTGGACCGAGTGGGGCGGGAAGCCCAAGATCGACCGGGCGGCGATGGACGGGACCGGGAGGATCACGCTGGTGGCGGACGTGGGCCGAGCCAACGGACTCACCATCGACTACGCAGAGCGGCGCCTCTACTGGACGGACCTGGACACTACGCTCATCGAGTCCTCCAACATGCTGG GTCAGGACCGGGAGGTGATAGCCGACGACCTCCCTCACCCGTTCGGCCTCACCCAGTACCAGGACTACATCTACTGGACGGACTGGAGCCAGCGCAGCATCGAGCGGGCCAACAAGACCAGCGGCCAGAACCGCACCGTGATCCAGGGCCACCTGGACTACGTCATGGACATCCTGGTCTTCCACTCGTCCCGGCAGGGCGGCTGGAACGCCTGCGCGTCCACCAACGGACACTGCTCCCACCTCTGCCTCGCCGTCCCCGTCAGCAGCTTCGTCTGcggatgccccgcccacttctCCCTCAACTACGACAACAAGACCTGCAGCG CCCCCACCTCCTTCCTGCTGTTCAGCCAGAAGACGGCGATAAACCGCATGGTGATGGACGAGCAGCAGAGCCCGGACATCATCCTGCCCATCCACAGCCTGAGGAACGTCCGGGCCCTGGACTACGACCCGCTGGACAAGCAGCTGTACTGGATCGACTCCAAGCAGAACGTGATCCGCCGAGCGCAGGAGGACGGGAACCAG AGTATGACGGTGGTGTCCGGGTCCCTGGGGGGGTCCGGGTCCCTGGGGGGGCCCAGCGGGGGTCTGCAGCTCTACGACCTGAGCATCGACATCTACAGCCGCTTCATCTACTGGACCAGCGAGGTCACCAACGTCATCAACGTGACCCGGACGGACGGCAGCCGGGTGGGCGTGGTCCTGAGGGGGGAGCACGACAAGCCCCGAGCCATCGTGGTCAACCCGGAGCGGGG GTACCTGTACTTCACCAACCTGCTGGAGCGTTCTCCGAAGATCGAGCGCTGCGCCCTGGACGGGACGGAGAGGGAGGTTCTGTTCTTCAGCGGCCTCGGGAAACCAGCGTCTCTGGCCGTGGACAACGAGCTCGGGAAGCTGTTCTGGGTCGACTCGGACCTGAGACGCATCGAGAGCAGCGACCTGTCCG GAGCCAATCGGATCGTGATCGCTGACTCCAACATCCTGCAGCCGGTCGGCCTCACGGTTTTCGGGAACCACCTGTACTGGATCgacaagcagcagcagatgatcGAGCGCATCGATAAGACCACGAGGGAGGGACGCACCAAGATCCAGGCCCGGATCGCCTACCTCAGCGACATCCACGCCGTCCACGAGCTGGACATGGCCGAGTACA GTAAACATCCGTGCACACTGGATAACGGCGGCTGCTCTCACATCTGCATCGTGAAGGGGGACGGGACGACTCGGTGCTCGTGTCCAGTCCACCTGGTCCTGCTGCCGGACGAGTTGTCCTGTGGAG AACCCCCCACCTGTTCCCCGGAGCAGTTCTCCTGCACCTCTGGGGAGGTGGACTGCATCCCCCAGGCCTGGCGGTGCGACGGTTACCCCGAATGTGACGACAGCAGCGACGAGGACGACTGTCCCGTCTGCTCCGAGGACCAGTTCCAGTGCGACAGCCGCCAGTGCATCGACCTGAGCCTCCGCTGCAACGGGGACGTCAACTGCCAGGACCGGTCCGACGAGAACAAGTGTGAAG TGCGGTGTCCGGCCGACCAGTTCACCTGCTCCAACGGTCAGTGCATCGGGAAACACAAGAAGTGTGACCACAACACGGACTGTAGCGACAACTCGGACGAGATCGGCTGCT accCCACCGAGGAGCCCCCGCCCCCTCCCAACAACACCATCGGCTCCATCGTGGCGGTGGTCATGGCTCTCTTCGTGGTGGGGGCCATCTACTTCGTGTGCCAGCgcgtcctctgtcctcagatgAAGGAGGACGGGGAGACGGTCACCAACGACTTCGTGGTCCACGGCCCGTCCTCGGTGCCTCTGGGATACGTCCCCCACCCCAGCTCGCTGTCCAGCTCGCTGCCAG GGATGTCCCGGGGCAAGTCAGTGATGGGTTCTCTCAGCATCATGGGGGGCAGCAGTGGCCCCCCCTACGACAGAGCTCACGTCACCGGAGCCTCATCCAGCAGCTCGTCCAGCACCAAAGGGACGTATTTCCCCCCG ATCCTGAACCCTCCTCCGTCTCCAGCCACCGTTCGTTCTCAGTACACTATGGAGTTCGGTTATTCCTCCAACAGTCCGTCCACTCACAGGTCCTACAG TAGTTCcgtcctttccttcctctcgcCTTGTGCCGGGTCGTCATGGCGACGGCGCTCCTCCATCTTTTGa